Proteins found in one Candidatus Desulfofervidus auxilii genomic segment:
- the glyS gene encoding glycine--tRNA ligase subunit beta: MKTLLLEIGTEELPISIFPKILEDMKNILAERLKAERLNFDHIKTMATPRRLTVLVTGIPETQAEKEIDIIGPPYKLAFTADNKPTKAAFGFAKKHGVSVERLVKIKTKKGEYVGLKIKEKGKPTLEILKELLPKYILSLPFPKTMRWHKSKIHFARPIHWILAILDKDVIPFSLEEIKSNNLTFGHRFMAPNPIIISHPEEYSSVLKKVFVIIDPIEREKRIINLLEKIAQEINGSPILDKNLLNWVNFLVEYPVAVRGKFDEEFLSLPEPVLITVMKQHQKCFAIRDNNGNLLPAFIAIINISVKDILPIKIGLERVIRARLADARFFYQEDLKVPLSERIIKLKDIIFQAKLGTMAEKVERLKSLATWITESLFPEKKDIILRATILCKADLTTEMVNEFPELQGIMGGIYAKAQGESEAVACAISEHYLPVEAGGTLPKTIEGAILSIIDKMDTIVGCFGIGLIPTGTADPFALRRQAIGILRILFEKNISFSLFNLIELSLKTYGKFEKIKEKIISFFKTRLASLLQEKNYPYPIVEAVLSVFDGNVPSIFRKADALFKFSKTSQFEPLVIAYKRVYRIIQNPIDRNPQINLFQTPEEKKLYEKYIEVEQEIKRLLEKNDFLKALETLTILKPFIDNFFDHVLVMTEEKSLRNNRLALLTQIKKLFLKVADLSKIPI, encoded by the coding sequence ATGAAAACTTTATTACTTGAAATCGGTACTGAAGAATTACCAATTAGCATTTTCCCAAAAATTTTGGAAGATATGAAAAATATTTTAGCTGAAAGACTAAAAGCTGAAAGATTAAATTTTGATCATATCAAAACTATGGCTACTCCTAGAAGATTGACAGTTTTAGTTACTGGCATACCTGAAACCCAAGCAGAAAAGGAGATAGATATAATTGGGCCACCATATAAATTAGCTTTTACTGCTGATAATAAACCAACAAAAGCTGCCTTTGGTTTTGCTAAAAAACATGGTGTTTCAGTAGAAAGACTTGTTAAAATTAAAACAAAAAAGGGAGAATATGTAGGATTAAAAATAAAAGAAAAAGGTAAACCTACTTTAGAAATCTTAAAAGAATTATTACCAAAATATATTCTTTCTTTACCATTTCCCAAGACAATGCGTTGGCATAAAAGTAAAATTCATTTTGCTCGTCCCATCCATTGGATATTAGCCATCTTAGATAAGGATGTCATTCCATTTTCTCTAGAAGAAATAAAAAGCAATAATTTGACTTTTGGTCATCGTTTTATGGCTCCTAATCCTATTATCATTTCTCATCCTGAAGAATATTCATCAGTACTTAAAAAAGTATTTGTGATTATAGACCCAATAGAAAGAGAAAAACGTATTATTAATTTATTGGAAAAAATAGCTCAAGAAATAAATGGCTCTCCTATTTTAGACAAAAATTTATTAAATTGGGTAAATTTTCTTGTAGAATATCCGGTAGCAGTTAGAGGTAAATTTGATGAAGAATTTCTTTCTTTACCAGAACCAGTATTGATTACTGTAATGAAACAACATCAAAAATGCTTTGCTATTCGAGATAATAATGGTAACCTTTTGCCAGCTTTTATTGCTATTATAAATATCTCTGTTAAAGATATTTTGCCTATAAAAATTGGATTAGAAAGGGTAATTAGAGCTCGTCTAGCTGATGCTCGCTTTTTTTATCAAGAAGATTTAAAAGTACCTTTATCTGAAAGAATAATAAAACTTAAAGACATAATTTTTCAAGCAAAACTTGGTACTATGGCTGAGAAGGTAGAAAGATTAAAATCGCTTGCAACTTGGATAACAGAAAGCCTTTTTCCTGAAAAGAAAGATATAATTTTAAGGGCAACTATTTTATGTAAAGCAGATTTGACAACAGAAATGGTAAATGAATTCCCAGAATTACAGGGAATAATGGGTGGAATTTACGCTAAAGCACAAGGGGAAAGTGAAGCAGTCGCTTGTGCTATAAGTGAACATTATTTACCAGTAGAAGCGGGAGGAACACTACCTAAAACAATAGAAGGAGCTATTTTGTCCATAATAGATAAAATGGATACTATTGTTGGTTGTTTTGGAATAGGTTTAATTCCTACAGGTACAGCTGATCCTTTTGCCTTAAGACGACAGGCAATTGGTATATTACGTATCCTTTTTGAAAAAAACATTTCTTTTTCTCTTTTTAATTTAATAGAGTTATCATTAAAAACATATGGAAAATTTGAAAAAATAAAAGAAAAAATTATTTCTTTTTTTAAAACTCGTCTTGCTTCACTTCTTCAAGAAAAGAATTATCCTTATCCTATTGTAGAAGCAGTACTTAGTGTATTTGATGGAAATGTGCCTTCTATTTTTAGAAAAGCAGATGCTTTATTTAAATTTTCCAAAACTTCTCAATTTGAGCCATTAGTCATTGCCTATAAACGCGTATACCGTATTATCCAAAATCCAATAGATAGAAATCCACAAATAAACCTTTTTCAGACACCTGAAGAGAAGAAACTTTATGAGAAATATATAGAAGTAGAGCAAGAAATAAAAAGATTGCTTGAAAAAAATGATTTTCTTAAGGCACTTGAAACACTCACAATATTAAAACCTTTTATTGATAATTTTTTTGATCATGTACTTGTAATGACAGAAGAAAAAAGTTTACGTAATAATAGGTTAGCTTTGCTTACTCAAATAAAAAAACTATTTCTTAAAGTAGCTGATTTAAGCAAGATTCCTATTTAA
- the pyrE gene encoding orotate phosphoribosyltransferase, which translates to MSSKDKLFQLLYKNSFLYDPNKRFKLSSGKYSDFYIDGKKTTLTGEGMALVGEVIWKEIKNLNIDAVGGLTLGADPIVCAVVMQAFKDGKKIDGFIVRKEPKGHGTKSWIEGNIKKGMKVVIVEDVVTTGASALKAIERAEEAGLKVIKVIILVDREEGGKQAIEEKGYDCLAIFSRSDFMKLHKKDA; encoded by the coding sequence ATGAGCTCAAAAGACAAATTATTTCAATTACTTTATAAAAATTCTTTTCTTTATGATCCAAATAAGAGATTTAAACTTTCTTCTGGAAAGTATAGTGATTTTTATATTGATGGTAAAAAAACAACGCTTACTGGTGAAGGGATGGCATTAGTAGGTGAAGTGATTTGGAAGGAAATAAAAAATCTTAACATAGATGCTGTTGGTGGTTTAACACTTGGAGCAGATCCTATTGTTTGTGCGGTAGTTATGCAGGCTTTTAAAGATGGGAAAAAGATAGATGGTTTTATTGTACGTAAAGAGCCTAAAGGGCATGGTACAAAAAGCTGGATTGAGGGAAATATTAAGAAAGGCATGAAAGTAGTTATTGTTGAAGATGTTGTTACTACGGGTGCATCAGCTCTTAAGGCTATTGAAAGGGCTGAAGAGGCTGGGCTTAAAGTAATAAAAGTGATAATATTAGTAGATAGAGAAGAAGGTGGAAAACAGGCGATAGAAGAAAAAGGTTATGATTGTTTAGCTATTTTTAGCCGTTCAGATTTTATGAAATTACATAAAAAAGATGCCTGA
- a CDS encoding peptidylprolyl isomerase: protein MFLLKITILTLLFIQPAFGKLLDRVVAIVNEDVITLSELKDAIKQLTPFTDPSPEIERQVLEELINTHLAVQEAKKRGIEIKEKEVENTIKELISQKGITLTAFKEELLKNGISYEDYKNWLKYQLIKRRLIGLEVQGKVTVTEEEIKNYYENNRKKYKGYTLFKLRHILLPFPQTLTQEKEIRKIQEKILRKLKMGVSFSELAKLYSKAPTASDGGDLGWFKEEELAPVIKETVKTLKVGEYSLWIKTDVGYQLIQLIEKKKVPEKTLSEVREEIYKILYQKKLEERYQRWLKELREKAYIKILL, encoded by the coding sequence ATGTTTTTGCTAAAAATAACTATATTAACATTATTGTTTATTCAGCCTGCTTTTGGCAAACTTTTAGATAGAGTTGTAGCTATTGTAAATGAAGATGTAATTACTCTTTCTGAATTAAAAGATGCCATAAAACAGTTAACTCCCTTTACTGATCCTTCACCTGAGATAGAAAGGCAAGTGCTTGAAGAGTTGATTAATACTCATCTTGCTGTTCAAGAGGCTAAAAAACGAGGTATTGAAATAAAAGAAAAAGAAGTAGAAAATACTATAAAAGAACTTATTTCACAAAAAGGTATAACATTAACAGCATTTAAAGAAGAATTATTAAAAAATGGAATATCTTATGAAGATTATAAAAATTGGTTAAAATATCAATTAATTAAACGTCGATTAATAGGTTTAGAGGTTCAAGGGAAGGTTACTGTTACAGAAGAAGAGATAAAAAATTATTATGAAAATAATAGAAAAAAATACAAAGGTTATACATTATTTAAATTACGCCATATTTTGTTGCCTTTTCCGCAAACATTAACTCAAGAGAAAGAAATAAGAAAAATTCAAGAAAAAATTTTGAGAAAGCTCAAGATGGGTGTTTCCTTTTCAGAATTGGCTAAATTATATTCCAAAGCGCCTACTGCTTCTGATGGAGGAGATTTAGGTTGGTTTAAAGAAGAGGAATTAGCTCCTGTAATTAAAGAGACTGTAAAGACTCTTAAAGTAGGTGAATATAGCTTATGGATAAAGACTGATGTAGGTTATCAACTTATACAATTGATAGAGAAGAAAAAAGTGCCTGAAAAGACTCTTTCTGAAGTAAGGGAAGAGATATATAAAATTCTTTATCAAAAGAAACTAGAAGAAAGATATCAACGTTGGTTAAAAGAGCTTAGAGAAAAAGCATATATAAAAATTTTGCTTTAA
- the glyQ gene encoding glycine--tRNA ligase subunit alpha: protein MYFQEIILALDRFWANQGCVIEQPYDLEVGAGTFHPATFLRVLGPEPYKVAYVQPSRRPTDGRYGQNPNRLQRYYQYQVILKPSPLEVQETYLKSLEALGIDLKAHDIRFVEDDWESPTLGAWGLGWEVWLDGMEITQFTYFQQAGGIDLDPVSVEITYGLERIAMYLQSVDSVFEIMWAPNISYGDIHFQTEVEGCKYNFELADTKMLFQLFENFEKEGEKLLKKGIVLPGYECCLKCSHIFNLLDARGAISVTERTQYIARVRHLARMTAEAYLSQRKALGYPLLKK from the coding sequence ATGTATTTTCAAGAAATTATACTTGCTTTGGATAGGTTTTGGGCTAATCAGGGATGTGTTATTGAACAACCTTATGATTTAGAAGTAGGAGCTGGAACTTTTCATCCTGCTACTTTTTTACGTGTCTTAGGTCCAGAACCTTATAAAGTAGCTTATGTTCAACCTTCTCGTCGCCCTACAGATGGTCGTTATGGCCAAAATCCCAATAGACTTCAACGCTATTATCAATATCAAGTCATTTTAAAACCTTCTCCTTTAGAAGTACAAGAAACATACCTTAAGAGTCTTGAAGCATTAGGAATTGATCTAAAAGCTCATGATATCCGATTTGTAGAAGATGATTGGGAATCACCTACCCTTGGAGCTTGGGGTTTAGGCTGGGAGGTTTGGTTAGATGGAATGGAAATCACTCAATTTACCTATTTTCAACAAGCAGGAGGAATTGATCTTGATCCAGTTTCAGTAGAGATTACTTATGGACTTGAACGCATTGCTATGTACCTTCAAAGTGTAGATAGTGTTTTTGAAATCATGTGGGCTCCCAATATCAGTTATGGTGATATACATTTTCAAACAGAAGTAGAAGGTTGTAAGTATAATTTTGAATTAGCTGATACAAAAATGCTTTTTCAATTATTTGAAAATTTTGAAAAAGAAGGGGAAAAATTGTTAAAAAAAGGCATTGTTTTACCTGGTTATGAATGTTGTCTTAAATGCTCTCATATCTTTAATCTATTAGATGCTCGAGGTGCTATTAGTGTTACGGAAAGAACACAATATATAGCTCGTGTGAGACACTTAGCAAGAATGACAGCAGAAGCTTATCTTTCTCAGAGAAAAGCTCTAGGTTATCCTTTATTAAAGAAATAA